One Flagellimonas sp. CMM7 genomic region harbors:
- a CDS encoding phosphatidylserine decarboxylase family protein has protein sequence MFHKEGQKIIITAFFIVVAIILAAHFYVAIEWVKLAVQIVSLVALILILQFFRNPKRPVTPTFDEILAPVDGKVVVIEEVEEPEYFKDKRKQVSIFMSPLNVHVTRYAASGTVTYSKYHPGKYLVAWHPKSSTENERTTVILHTPKFGEIGYRQIAGAVARRIVNYAEEGEQVSQGQDAGFIKFGSRVDLFLPLDCDIAVKLDQKVVGAKTCIASIRKKDD, from the coding sequence ATGTTTCATAAAGAGGGTCAAAAAATTATAATCACAGCCTTTTTCATAGTGGTTGCCATTATCCTTGCTGCACATTTTTATGTAGCTATTGAATGGGTAAAGTTGGCAGTACAAATTGTCTCACTTGTAGCGTTGATTTTAATATTACAGTTCTTTAGAAATCCCAAAAGACCGGTAACCCCCACTTTTGATGAAATACTTGCCCCTGTTGATGGCAAAGTTGTTGTAATAGAAGAGGTAGAAGAACCTGAATATTTTAAGGACAAGCGTAAACAAGTTTCTATATTCATGTCCCCCCTAAATGTCCATGTTACGCGTTATGCCGCAAGTGGAACGGTCACCTATTCAAAATATCACCCGGGTAAATATTTGGTTGCTTGGCATCCAAAATCTAGTACCGAAAATGAGCGTACTACCGTAATATTGCACACTCCAAAATTTGGAGAGATAGGCTATAGGCAAATTGCCGGTGCAGTTGCACGTCGTATTGTAAATTACGCCGAGGAAGGTGAACAAGTTTCCCAAGGACAAGATGCCGGTTTTATTAAATTTGGCTCTAGAGTAGATTTGTTTTTACCATTGGATTGCGATATCGCTGTAAAATTGGACCAAAAAGTGGTCGGAGCAAAAACCTGTATAGCATCTATTCGGAAAAAAGATGACTGA
- a CDS encoding acyl-CoA-binding protein: MTDGAKLHKQFEEAVAYVNSYTEPLPADLLLKLYAYFKVANKNFGNPGSKTPLINAFKANAMIQAQNISIEEAMQGYIDLVNKEVRKLK, translated from the coding sequence ATGACTGACGGGGCCAAATTACATAAACAGTTTGAAGAAGCAGTTGCATACGTAAATAGCTACACAGAACCTTTACCCGCAGATCTCTTGCTAAAATTATACGCATATTTTAAGGTAGCCAACAAGAATTTTGGAAATCCTGGCAGCAAAACCCCACTAATCAATGCATTTAAGGCCAACGCCATGATTCAAGCCCAAAATATCAGTATTGAAGAGGCTATGCAAGGTTATATTGATCTAGTAAATAAAGAGGTAAGAAAATTAAAATAA